The DNA window AGGTAGAGGCAACGGCCGACGAGCCATACGCCTGTGAGCTCTAGCAAGGTCAAGTGCTGCGAGACGAGGGGCCTGCTCCCCATCTGCAGGTAGGCGTCAAGGTACCCTTGAGCACACATATGTTAACCCGGAGCATCTGGATTTGACATTCTTCCAGCACGCGGCGGATCCATCTGTTGAGGCTGGACGTGTCCTCGTCGTCGAGGTAGGGCTCGTCATCGACGTCGACGAATTGAACTCCTCGGACGGGTCTAAATTGATCTCGCTCGCTTCGAGGGACGCGAGCTCGAGCCCGTCGAGGCGGACGCGAAGCAGGCGATCCACGAATCCCCGGACCTCACGCACGGAGTCGCCCGTGATGCGGAGGCGTCTGGTGAGCTTCCAGACGTCGCGCCAGGTCCGCGCGAGGACGCATGTTCTGATCGCCTCCTGCGCCTGCAGGAACGACAGGATCTGCGCAAGGACCTCCTCCGGAAGCTTGCTGAGGCGGTCGGCGGCGGGGTCCATCACTAGAGGTGGCGGTGGTGCCGCGGCAAGGGCTATCTTCTTCCGCTGCATGCAGGCAAGATGATGACCAGTTCACTCACCTGATAATGGCCGGCGCGGAAGAGACGCCTCGCTTGTCGATCACTTCTCGCCGCCGATCTTGCAGTCGTTCTAGTCGACGCTTCAAATAGCCAGCAGCAGCTAGCGGCGGCGCTTAAAAGCCAGCGCAAGACCCAATCAGCGAACCCCCTTGGGTCTGTTTCACACAGGCCGCTGGATCGCTGGATCCTTCGGTTTCCATTCTACCCGTGCAAATCGTTGCTTCCTTTTTTTCCACCTCCCCACTTCTCGCATGTGATCGTTGCTTCCCGTACAGAGAAGAAAACAAAACCGCGTTTACACCGTTTTTTCAGGGCTGCCTTCTCTACGCGAATTTCttccaaaaaaataaataaataacagaGCAAATATCTGTTTATCACTTCTCATAATCACAGTCATGTATTGCCTTCGTTTCACcgtcaccttccatctctttttTCCCTCGCACAAGGACGACATGGTTTCTCATGGTATCACGGTAGACAGACGTACACTACTACAAAACGGACAATCACGGCCAGAATACCTCTGTCATTTGTAACATTAGTGTAACAAAATTTCTTATATTAAATTATTAAAAGCCCTGCGTTATAACTCACAAGCCATGCTTTATAATAACTTTGGACCATGCCACGTAGGCAGATGGCACGTAGGATAAAAAAGCATCATAAATTTTGACATGACGTCGAGTTGACAGGTCATGAAAATATCATAAAACTAAATTATGGCCTGTTAAAACTCATGTGGCAGATAGGTTTATAATAATGTGCCAAATCGAGTTATAGGGCTTTATTTTTTTTTAGCGTAGCCTATTCTATTGTTTATGATTTTTGGACCCACCTTTTTCTATTTACACGACTCAGGTTCCAAGCCCACTTCAATGGACCACAAATCACTTTGATCGGCCCATCACTAGTAACCAATGTTTTAAAGGTAGCACGCCCGTGTCCTCCATCTGAACCAGTCGCATACACTCCAGCTCCAGGAGCTTCTCCGTGTTGGGAATCTCAGTTGATCTGAACCAGTTGCATattttggcatgattatacagcTGCAGAGCTGCTTCTTCGATCGGAATCTGCTGTGTCTGATGACAGACCTCCTACTATTTGTCTACGTATTTTATTACAGGATACTTAAGGCGAGGATGGGGTCTAGTTATGGAAAAAAGAAGGGGCGAATTAGATTTTTGCAAATCTAATAACACGGCCAGTGCAAACAGCAATGTAACCCTGTTGGCAGTAGTACTCTGTTTACTCGAAACAGAGCAACCTCCTGCCTGCTACTCTGTTTTGCCTGAAGCACGGCAAGTTTTGGCTCGCAAGCCCTACGTCAGGTCAGACAAATGGCTTTGTTGGTCCATGCAGTTAGCGTGCAGTGCAGCTGTTCTAGTTTGAGTCACTCGGATGTCTGAACCTAGGTCTGCGTCCGGACACTGCTCCCCGCTACCCGTGCCTGCTCCATGCTGCATGCCCTGCTCGCTCGAACGACCCCAAGCGGGCTCACGTCGTCCGAACatcaccagcatcgagaagagaAGGAGACACCGAGGTGAGGCAGCAGAAGGCGAGGAGAGAGATGCAATACACGAtcaacttttgaaacatccagatacaatacttgcaacatacgtatgaagatAGATAAAACATTGGAAACATgcgcctaaaacacttgaaaaaaaacacatgaaacacttgaaaactatTACAACACATACACAACGTCCAGATACAAtacttgtaacatatgtgtgaaacatatgcaacatccagataaacatacttgcaacatacgtctgaaaaaacagatgaaacattagaaACAAACGTTTGCAACGTAAGTGTGCAGccattgcaacatcccgatctacttttgcaatatccgtaCGAAATCTTTGCAACATAAtctgaaacaactaaaacacttgaaatatacgcatgcaacatgcgctttcagcgcaatgCCATCTTGCTGCTTTGACGAATGGAGCTCGTCGTTGTGGAGCTTGATGCCGATGCGGAGCTCGATGCCACAGAGTGAAAGGAGGTCGCCGGTGCCCGTGATGGACCACTAGTAGAAGAAGGCCCTGACGCGGATGTCGTCGAGGCCTAAGATGTGGCTGTCATCGAGGGAGCCCGTGAGGCGGTCGCTGAAGGCGGCGAGGTAGCTCCACACGGGCAGCATGATGCGGCAGCTAGAGCGGAGGTCGACGGTGAAGTACTCGAAGCCGGCGTGGAGCATGCAGGCACATGCATTGGCCGAGAGCAGGCCGCGCGAGAAGCCCCGGAGGCGGTGCTCGTCATACGTGGTGGTGGCGGGCGGTGACGAGGTGGAGTCTGAGCGAGCGAGTGGGAGCAGGAGCGACGCCACGAGGAGGACAGCGAGGAGGCAGCACACCATCGTGGGTTTGTTGTGCAGGTCAGAGACTAGGGGTAGAGCTATGGAGGCCTAGAGGGCGGAGAGGAACAAGAGAGACGTGTGGGGGCGGCGGAACAATCCAAAATAGAAGAGTCAGGCCGTTGGAATGTCTAGACGAGAGTCACAGGACGGACCCTATGGTTGCCTGGGCCGCTCGTCCATAGACCCGGCAAGGAGGCATCCAGACAAATGGGACGGAAGTCCTAACCCAACATTATCGTTAACTATATGGACTCCACTAGTATTTCAAAGTGCCcatttgtcggtgttttgtaaatcggactagttgaaagctctagtttggttttgatgaattgatgaaaccataagAGGTAAGTTTTGCTCTAAGTATACATGAGATAGGTTAGTGCTAATCCAAGAGGTGGATCAAGTGGATGATAATCAAGATGATGGTggaggccatggtgatgatcaagtgctccggacttagaaaaaaagaaagagaaaaataaaaagctcaaggcaaaggtatatttgataggagctctttgttttagtgattaagacacttagcgagtgtgatcacatttaggatagatagccatactattaagaggggtgaaactcgttgGGAAATGCGGTtagcaaagtgccactagatgttctaactcattgcatatgcatttagattctagtgagtgctaacatccttgaaaatgtttgtgaaaagttgctaatacacgtgcacaaggtgatacacttggtggttagcaaatttgagcaagggtggagaagtttgaGAAGAGGAGGAATTGGTTTGGAGGACCGGACCCTAGGTCTCGGGCCAACCGAAACTAGGCCGGTAGAGTCCGGTCCCTTCTCTGGAATGGCCACGCGGGCGCTGGGTGCTTTGGACCCAGGCATTGGGCACAACCGGACCTAGGTGCGAGGATCCGGTTATGCAGTGACGAAGGAGATAGTGCGAGCAGTGGCGACATGGCAGCACGTGGAGAACCGGACTCAGGGTGCAGGTCCGGTCGGTGTGATCTGGACTGGGTCCGATCGTCCTGGAGAGCCTCTGGAGCTCTCTAGATCCTGTCAAACCTAGGTGCATGTGATAACCGAACCCTGGTCCGGCCGTTGTTACCATTGGCGTGTGGCACTCAGACGCTACTAAAGAGCGACCAGACCCTAGGAGTCTAGGTCCGGTCCGGTTGTAACTAACATGCGGGTGGACTTGACCGTAGAAGATCGACGTTCACGGTTGAATGAAGGGGATGCATGGTGCTTATCCATTGACTGGACCTAGGTGGGTGAGTCTAGTCCGGACCCTGCCTGTGGGTCCGGTTACCTCAATAACCCTCCAATTAGagggccaacggctctattctttTGGGCTGCCTATATAAGTGGGTTGGTTGGCCAtcgctcacactcttggccatttctattgagaatacaccCTAGAGAGCCTAACCAATCCTCTCTCACTCATTctgcttgattgattcatcatttggtgagattggagagcatacAAGtacattgctttgagtgattgtatctagaggcacttggtgattctGTTTCGTTGCGATTTTTGtatgttactcttagtggttgccgccacctagacggcttggtgcaatgaggattgtcgagcggaggaaggtgattgtctccggctccgatcgtggtgattgtgaggggttcttgacctttccccgatggagagccaaaagatactctagtggattgctcatagcttgtggatccctatcttgtgttggttgtgcggcacccgattgcgggttaggcgtgtgatgcttATTAGCGCGGGAACCTCCAAGTGCATGAATCGCTACGAGgatgtagcttgccggcaagcaagtgaacctcggggataaatcattgtgtcatcattgtctccagGATTCTCATTGTGATTGTTTGATTATCTCTTGCCACGGCAGTACGCAACTCACTACCTCTCTTTGTatttactttcctagtgtagcaaagctctttagtgtaactgtgggggtatgaccccagatactcACAAGGTTGTACATGGgccgagccgctaggggaggcctagcccacaagactacACATGGGTCACGCTACTAGTGGAGGCCCTGCTTACAAGATGACGACATGTGAAGCACGGTGCAGGTCGGCGTGCATCACAAGACTGCGtgaagatcctcggtgatctaCGAAACCTGCTTAGGTATGCTAGATCTAGTAATATTTGTaactttctatcttgtaaatcgatcaggatagaaacaaccgatctgtaaccctaccccccgggctatataaggcgggtagggaccccctccttTTCATCTAGTCATACGCAATACAACCCACCAAAAGACATAGGGCGTAGGGTATTATGCCAAGTCAGTGGCCTAAACCTGCCTAATCGCTGTCTCTtacgttctgtgtcaccatccggttccctcacgcgcacctccactgattcatctactaccatgggcataccccttggtagactgccgCTAGATTTTGTCGAtagtaactagttttgagagctagcttatgtcttgttagtttggttagtgaggctctttagttagtctttgagagctcactaacttagagagtagtgactttactcctttgtgtgaattagagatcatagcaactagagtTGTGGATAGGTGgattgtatttttagtaggctagcacaccacttgctttgcctcatatttgtctaaccacttggcttagtgttgttgtagaaatttttataggctattcaccccctctagccattaggacctttcaagtggtatcggagttgTGGTAactatgatttgaggcttaacaacctttggtgtcaaaatggctcaaatcaacaacaccaagaagccaccctaatttgatggcttaaattatccatattggaaggcaaagatgaccacctaCATCAAGTCAGTCAATAGAAAGGTATGGAGGGTGGtgaagaccaagattgagatagtcGATCCGGAGactcccaccgtggccgaagaagtgctactcccaaacaatgacattgctcttagtgccattcatgatgctttgaatgagaggacatttgagcaaatcaagaacattaagatggctcatgaggcatggaagacgttagaggaatcatttgagcACACTCAGGCAGTGAAGGGTGCCAgggcatatatcctcaaggagaagtttgctagcttcaagatgaaggaagatgagagtgtgccagagatgctCCATAGGctacaagtgcttgtcaatgatctcaaagcactaggagaagaggtgaaggacaatgacttctcccacaagttcttgagatgcttggcATCAAGATTTTGGCACATTGgttactattctagtgaggagtggtttggacaccatgacatcaaaccaagtattgggagatgtgatgaccgatgacacttatagagatgatgatgagaaagaagagaagaataaggagaagaaagatgacaagaaggatgagaagaagaagagtgtggcattcaaggccatattatcatccaagggcaaggcaaagcaagaaacattaaGTGAACATAAATATTCAAActttgatgaagttgatgatgagaagatggctctctttgtgaagagatttggcaaattcatgatgaagaagggctattgTGCTAGAAGGAATAAGTCATCATGAAGGAACAAGGATGAgtcaaggaggtgcttcaagtgtggtagcaaggatcaccttgttgctcaatgcccctacaatagtgaaaatgaagatgatgacaagaagggcaagaaggacaagataaccttcaagaagaagaagaagggtggttcatatatggtcacttgggacagtgatgcttccttaagtgatgatgatgatagtaatgacgacaagaccaccaagaagaaggctcttgcaagcattgctataaatgagaagcctctctcttcgacactccatcgatttGATTCATGGCTAAGGCTACTAAGATACAATCTCATGATGATGGatgtgaaaatgaaagtgatagtgataatgatgatgaaccaactaaagatgaactaaatgacatgctagaagatgctaagagtcactttgacatcaagagaagggaatgcaaagacttgcgtaagaaactaaaagcccttaagcaagcctttgatgagctcaaattctactcatgagagtctaaaggaagaacatgaagagcttgacaaagctcacaagaagcttgaaaaggctcattccactcttgTTGTGCAAAATGAGAAAGTAattgtaacatgtgatgtaggcttgATATGTGAgataattgatgaatctttctataagcctattgttgttgctcccgctaacccttcttgtagctcatctaccactactacttcacctatgagtgatggtttcacttgtgatgcctcacttatggttgagaatgagaccttaaagaaggaggtcaatgaggtCACTAgcaccttaggcaatgcctatggtggtgagacccgcttgctaaagtgcttaggtatccaaagattttctctcaataaagagagattgggctatacccctaagaaaggcaaggcggcattTGCAACTcgcaaagctagctttgtgaaaggcaatggtcaattttacaatagatgcaagcaagttgggcatgtagagcaatattgcaagaacaagaacaagcaaccaaatgtatccttaattaagtttgattcttgttatttgcttaccaagggtgtgaatggagtgaaggctaagtttgttggtacacccattgtgggctcaaagaagaaagctatttgggtgccaaagagcttagtcactaaccttcaaggacccaagtaagtttgggtacctaaaaagaattaatcttcttttgtaggtcaattacaaagctagaggaaggcattgagtttttaatagtgggtgcactcaacacatgaccgatgatgcaagaatgttcaactcaatcaacaccaatgatagcaatggttatgatagtatcacatttggtgacaatggcaaaggcaaggtcaagggtcttggtaagattgcaatatctaatgacttgagcatatccaatgtgttgctagtagagagattgaacttcaatttgctatctgtggctcaattatgtgatcttggatttaagtgcatatttggagtagatgatgttgagatcgtaagtgtagatggctctaatttgatcttcaaaggctttagatatgagaatctatacttggttgatttcaatgctagtggaGCTCAATTgttaacatgcttgttcactaagtctagtatgggttggttatggcatagaaggcttggtcattttggaatgaaacaattgaatagattggttaagcatgatctagttagaggcttgaaagatgtggtatttgagaaggataagctttgtagctcttgtcaagccggaaaacaagttggaaacacccatactaagaaaagcatgatgagcacaagtaaggcatttgagttgttgcacattgatttgcttgggccaacacaatacactagcatccgtggaaacaaatatggctttgtgatagtggctgacattactagatacacatgggcattctttctagtggacaagagtgatgtgtttgcaacattcaaatcatttgtcaagggcattcacaatgagtttgaaataaacatcaagagagttagaagtgacaatggtagtgagttcaagaatactagagttgatgagttatgtgataaatttagaattagacatcaattctcggccaagtacactccacaatcaaatggccttattgagaggaagaatagaacacttattaacatggcaaggtctatgcttagtgagtagaatgtgagtcaatccttttgggccaaaacaATCAAcgcggcttgctattgtagcaaccgcctctattgtcacccaatgatggagaagacaccatatgagctcttgagtGGTAGAAAgaccaatattgcatatttttggatttttgatTGCAAATGCTCATATTGAaggacactagattgagcaagtttgacaagaagtgtggtgaaggattcttgcttggatacttaagcactagcaaagcatatatagtttggaatttggcaagtgatactcttgaggaagttcatgatgtggaatttgatgaaaccaagggttcgtAAGATGAAAATGAGAACTCAGAAGATGttgaggcattcaactttcaaatgccatgaagaacatggatgttggtgaattgaggcctagacaagtgattgatgaagaagttgatcaagtgtaagtgctctctaactcaagtgATCAAGTTGATACAAATCCaacaagtacaagtggctctcatgacaatgtggaagatcaagtggctagtacatcatctcaatccaatgagaaagcaagtgcaagtaatcaagtttcaatactccaaccaaccaatattgcaagagagatcatccattggacactataattggagatatctcaagaggtgtataAACAAGATCAAAATTGacatcattttatgagcatttctcatttgtgtcatccattgaaccaaagaagattgaagaagcattgaaggatgttgattgggtgaatgctatgcatgaagaattaaacaacttcacaagaaatcaagtatgggagttggttaagagaccaaagaaccacaatgtaattagaaccaaatgggtccttagaaacaagcaagatcaagatgggatagtagtaaggaacaaagcaagattggtagcataaggttacactcaagtagagggtattgactttggagaaacatatgcctcggttgctagattggaagcaattaggatcttgctagcctatgcttgtgcccacaacattaagctctatcaaatggatgtcaagagtgcatttctcaatggctacatcaataagttggtttatgttgagcaacctcccagttttaaagatgataaaaagcccaaccatgtttacaagctaagaaagacattgtatggattgaagcaagcacctagagcatggtatgagagattgagggacttcctactctctaaagggttcatgatggacaaggttgacaccactcttttcaccaagaagattggcaaggacttgtttgtgttgcaaatctatgttgatgacatcatatttggatcaaccaatcaagacttttgtgaagagtttggaaaaataatggcaaatgagtttgagatgtccatgattggagagttgagttacttccttggtcttcaaatcaagtaaatgaagaatggtacatttatgagtcaaggcaagtacatcaaagacatgctcaagaagtttggcatcgATGAGagtaaagccattagtacaccaatgggaacaaatggcaatttagatagtgatgtaagtggcaacatagtggatcaaaagttgtattgctctataattggaagcctactctatctgaccgcatcaaggccagatgtcatgtttagtgtatgtatgtgtgcaagattccaagcctcaccaagataaagtcatttgaaggctacaaagattatattgaggtacttgaagcatacacaaaatattggttattcagactttggaatcaagttcaagaaagtgtcattgctatgtgacaatgagagtgcaatcaagctaaccaacaatctagttcaacatgcaagaacaaagcacattgatgtccatcaccatttcataagagatcatcaacaaaaagggaacatttcaattgagagtgtgggcaccgaagatcaacttgccaacttGATGAGAagatgttttgcaagctaagaaatgagttgaacatattgaatttctcaaatatgtgttgatacacctcccacttatataacatgcctctccttccCGCACTCCAAGGTAAAATTTAATGGACATGCATAcattctttgctaaggacttgtttagtgcatctagtcattcctcatacattataggctcattcatgaaaatcaaatgaatttgatgcttatatggtaccactattgcttctatgcttgacttgatctagtggtatcatatgacatgtttgtgggcttgtaaacctagtgtttaatccaaaaaaaatgagctataagtgtttaactcaacatggtcaagataacccttaaaacgaggtgtgaagaagcttgtccttggattaaaccgagttaaatatctttggcaagtgctctagattgaaccaaatttggaaaaaatgatcctcaccccattgattgacattgataatcttaacctatctaaaattgaatccttgtggtcattgatgacaaagggggagaagtaactCACAAagataaggggagaaatatgacaaagtaaggggatcacttaaaatttaagcacacaagtagggggagcaagctcataaacttgattgatgtatttgaatgtgcattacatatgtttgcttgcatggtacaagttttaaattcaatttccatgcttgtgtgttgtatgctagttgtaaaattgattgatgaaatgaaagacTAGTATGCATAGAATGATAGTTAGATATACATTGCTTATTTTCAAgttttcaagtggtactagagccttgcataTAATGTTGATGTCATGAGGTACATAGCTCTTTGTATttgcaagtggtatctaactaacaATGGTCCTAAGAATAGTATATTTGGttcactccgattggtatcacgcttcaaaggtccatctcttataccttagcatcatttggtagacattactctacCACAactctaatctatgcatatgtgcaagcttcaatctaaactcttagcacatatgtagcgggagctaatgctaccaatttaggtttatgaaacttgtccaaatcctttacacatggtaaaactgcttgggcaagcaacatggattcaaattgtttttaattcatatctttgtgaaagggttgtcatcaataaccaaaaagggggagactgaaagctctagtttggttttgatgaattgacaaAACCCTAGGTGCTAACCTTTGCTCTAAGTATACATGAGATAGGTTAGTGCTAATCCAAGCGGTGGAGCAAGTGGATGAtaatcatgatgatggtggaggccatggtgatgatcaagtactctagacttggaaaagaagaaagagaaaaacaaaaagctcaaggcaaaggtatatttgataggagctctttgttttggtgatcaagacacttagcgtctgtgatcacatttaggctaAATAGTCATAGTATTAAGACGGGTGAAACTCgtcgtgaaatgcggttatcaaagtaccccTAGATgtcctaactcattgcatatgcatttaaattCTAGT is part of the Miscanthus floridulus cultivar M001 chromosome 9, ASM1932011v1, whole genome shotgun sequence genome and encodes:
- the LOC136479604 gene encoding uncharacterized protein; the protein is MVCCLLAVLLVASLLLPLARSDSTSSPPATTTYDEHRLRGFSRGLLSANACACMLHAGFEYFTVDLRSSCRIMLPVWSYLAAFSDRLTGSLDDSHILGLDDIRVRAFFY
- the LOC136479603 gene encoding F-box/LRR-repeat protein At1g55660-like translates to MQRKKIALAAAPPPPLVMDPAADRLSKLPEEVLAQILSFLQAQEAIRTCVLARTWRDVWKLTRRLRITGDSVREVRGFVDRLLRVRLDGLELASLEASEINLDPSEEFNSSTSMTSPTSTTRTRPASTDGSAACWKNVKSRCSGLTYVCSRINECCLAAVRKITSLSLKRLVITSCDSNEDQKRIRICVPRLVSLWLDHNSVRPDSPVGENARVGGGKGPD